Proteins encoded in a region of the Candidatus Paceibacterota bacterium genome:
- a CDS encoding DUF5681 domain-containing protein, protein MGNIKTLKPFQSGFDSRRNTNGRPKGSRNMRTVLMEILKQKVVVNGKKMTLSELIVLQVATKAVKGNLQAAQIVMDRVDGKPIDHDKEKREHGYVVVTEEEERRVEELFREKSKPNIVPESRPDGGTSVG, encoded by the coding sequence ATGGGAAATATTAAAACATTGAAGCCCTTCCAGTCAGGCTTTGATTCACGGAGAAATACCAACGGAAGGCCAAAAGGTTCTCGCAATATGAGAACGGTGCTTATGGAAATCCTCAAGCAGAAAGTCGTGGTGAACGGCAAGAAAATGACCTTGTCGGAATTGATCGTCCTTCAGGTCGCAACGAAAGCGGTCAAAGGCAATCTGCAAGCGGCACAGATCGTTATGGATCGGGTGGATGGCAAGCCGATAGATCATGATAAGGAAAAACGTGAGCATGGATATGTGGTGGTTACGGAGGAAGAAGAGCGCAGGGTTGAGGAACTTTTTAGGGAGAAGTCCAAACCGAACATCGTCCCAGAATCTCGACCTGATGGTGGGACGTCTGTAGGTTAG